GGCCCCCCACCACCAGAAGCCCCAGAACGATCATGACGCCCGTGTTCTCCATGGCCACGACCTCCTCCGCCGGGATGGTGATGGCGCAGCAACGCGGCCGAACGTGCACGAATCGGAACGGCCCGTCCCGTCAAGCAAAGGATGCCCCGCCTGCTGCGGGAGCAGCTGCGGGCAAGAGGGACTCCCGGGCCGGACATGCCATAATGGCCGCAGGGGGAGCGGCGCACCGGGAATGGCGCGGCCGCGCCCGGTGGCCACGGCGGGACAAGGGGCTGCGGCCCAGGACGGGCTGGTGCGCGCGGAGCCGCGCGTCATGCGGCGCGGGGTCTCGGGCGCAGGAGAGCCGGTCCGCTGCACCGGGCCTGTCGTGGGCGGCGGGGCCTGTCGCGGGTGCCGCCGGGTGCCCGTGCGCCGTACCCGGGGCACAGCGCGGCGCGCAGGGCGCCTGCCGGGCGCCGGGCGGCCGCAGTGCCCGGCACGGGGCGCAGGGTGCGCGAGCCGCTCATGCCTGCGGCCCCAAGGGAAGGGAACGGTTGCGGGGAAAGGAGATGGACGCCTTGGAGGTCGGGATCCTTGGGGTTCCCATGGACCTGGGCAGCAGCCGCCGCGGTACCGACATGGGTCCGAGCGCCATCCGCTACGCCCGCCTGACCGAGGCGCTGCGACAGGTGGGGCGGCAGGTGCGGGACCTGGGCAACCTGGAGGTGCCCGTGGCCGAAAGCCTGGATGCGGCCAACCCGCGCCTCAAGCACATCGAGGCCATCGAGCCGGTGTGGCGGCTGCTGGCCCAGCGGGTTGCGCGCATGGTGACCGAAGGCCGGGTTCCCCTGGTCCTGGGTGGCGACCACAGCCTGGCCGTCGGTTCGGTGGGCGGCTTCCTCAGCGCGGGGGCCGGCGACCTGGGGGTCCTCTGGTTCGACGCCCACGCCGACTTCAATGACGCCGCCACCACGCCCTCCGGCAACGTGCACGGCATGCCGGTGGCGTGCATCGTCGGCAAGGGCGATCCGGAGTTGCTGGCCCACACCCGCTGGCTCCCGCGTTACCTGCCCCCGGACCGCCTGGTGATGATCGGCCTGCGGGACGTGGACCCCGGGGAACGGGAGAAGCTGCGGCAGACGGGCATCGTCACCTACACCATGCAGCAGATCGACGAGCTGGGCATTGCGGAGGTGACCCGGCGCGCGCTGCAGCACCTGCAGGGCCGCGGCGTGCGGCGGCTGTACGTCAGCTTCGATGTGGACGTGGTCGACCCCGACGTGGCGCCGGGGGTGGGCACCCCGGTGGTAGGCGGGCTGACCTACCGGGAATCCCACCTGGCCATGGAGATCGTGGCCGAATCCCGCCTGCTGGCGGGCATGGAGGTGGTGGAGGTCAACCCCATCCGGGACGTGCACAACCGCACCGCCGAGGTGGCGGTGGCGCTCATCGCCTCCGCCTTCGGCAAGCGCATCCTGTGACCGGGGTCCTGTAACCGGCCGGCCCGGAACCTTCCACCGGTGTCTTGTCGCCCGGTGTTTTGTCGCCCGGGGCCGGGACCGCCGGAGGGGTAAGTGGTAATGTATTCATAAGGTGGACGGGCACCGGCCGGCCAGCCGCCGGTGCCTGCCCGCAGAGGTCCGGTGGCGCCGCCCGGCCGGTGGCCGGGGGCCACCGCGAACCGGATGCGGCGACCGGGTGAAGGGGAGGTTCGGGATGAGCGACCGCATCGAAGTCCGCATCGAGTACTGCACCTCTTGAGGGTACCTGCCGCGAGCCGCCCGTGTGGCGGAAGAGATCCTGGAAGCATACCCGGACCGGGTAGCCTCCTTGACCCTGGTCCCCTCTTCGGGTGGCCGGTTCATCGTCACCGCCGGAGGCCGCGAGGTCTACAACAAGGCGGAAACGGGCCGGTTCCCCGAAGAGGGCGAGGTCCGCAGGCGGATAGGCGAGCTCTGGTAAGCCACGGGAGCCGGTTCCCGGCTGCCCGGCTGCCGGACGAACGCAGCCCGGTGCGGCAAGGCGGGGCACCACGCCCCGCCTTGCCGCGTTGCTCATTCCTGCCCCGCCGCCCCCGCCGCCTCCCCGGCCCCGCCCGGCCCCGTCCGGCCCCGGCCCGGCAGCGGTTCCGGCCGGGACCGTTGCCCCGGCGCCTGCTCCTGTAGCCCCGTCACCTGCCCCTGCAGCCCCGGCACCTGCCCCTGGGGCAGCATTGCCAGAACCTGCACGGCTTGCTCCAGCAGCCTCCGGTCCAGGGAAGCCATGGGCAGGCTGTCCAGGTGTCCGAGGTCGACCCACCGGACCGGCCCTGAAGCCCAGGCCCCCGGCGTTTCGGCCACCTGACCGGCATGGCCCGGCAGGGCCGCGCCGTGCGGGGGCGCCGCAGCGCCCGCCCCCGCCGCCCGGTCTGGGGCCGGACCCCCACCGGACGAGGCCAGGTAAAGCCGCCAGTGCCAGCGCCGGTGGCTGAAATCCCACCGCCCCTGCAGGGTGTCAGGGTACCAGCGCAGGGGCTCCCCGAGTTCGGCGGCCA
This is a stretch of genomic DNA from Thermaerobacter sp. PB12/4term. It encodes these proteins:
- the rocF gene encoding arginase; amino-acid sequence: MDALEVGILGVPMDLGSSRRGTDMGPSAIRYARLTEALRQVGRQVRDLGNLEVPVAESLDAANPRLKHIEAIEPVWRLLAQRVARMVTEGRVPLVLGGDHSLAVGSVGGFLSAGAGDLGVLWFDAHADFNDAATTPSGNVHGMPVACIVGKGDPELLAHTRWLPRYLPPDRLVMIGLRDVDPGEREKLRQTGIVTYTMQQIDELGIAEVTRRALQHLQGRGVRRLYVSFDVDVVDPDVAPGVGTPVVGGLTYRESHLAMEIVAESRLLAGMEVVEVNPIRDVHNRTAEVAVALIASAFGKRIL
- a CDS encoding SelT/SelW/SelH family (seleno)protein; this translates as MSDRIEVRIEYCTSUGYLPRAARVAEEILEAYPDRVASLTLVPSSGGRFIVTAGGREVYNKAETGRFPEEGEVRRRIGELW